A region of Paenibacillus sp. JNUCC-31 DNA encodes the following proteins:
- a CDS encoding trans-sulfuration enzyme family protein has product MENSVTTCIHGVHTAPKKIGPIASKIIPAVGYSFPDLDSAVDTVSGKVNGNFYGRYGNPTTQTLQSKIASLEHGEASLGVSSGMAAISSALLMFLQNDDHVICTKDVYGGSYKFLTNIAHRYGITTDFVDCTDISAVERSIRRNTKVLYIETPSNPCLTILDIQMLSELAHSYGVKVIVDNTFMTPILQCPLDLGADIVVHSATKYLNGHGDVIAGFIVGDAESIDMMNKKMVGDLGQVQNAWDSFLIDRGLKTLGVRMKQHCQSSMKLAEFLEQHPCIERVYYPGLTSHPQHLLAKKQMKDMGGIVSFELKGGYEEARRFINALKMAMISFSLGDPETLVQHPATMTHASVPLEEKLKCNITDSLVRISIGLEDTKDIILDIEQALSKV; this is encoded by the coding sequence GTGGAAAACAGTGTTACTACCTGTATACACGGAGTGCATACAGCCCCTAAGAAGATTGGTCCCATTGCCAGCAAGATCATACCGGCTGTAGGATACTCATTTCCGGATTTGGACAGTGCTGTTGACACGGTTTCCGGAAAAGTGAATGGGAATTTCTATGGTAGATACGGGAATCCGACAACCCAGACTTTGCAAAGCAAAATCGCCAGTTTGGAGCATGGAGAAGCATCCCTTGGCGTAAGCAGTGGAATGGCAGCCATATCGAGTGCTTTATTGATGTTTCTTCAAAATGATGATCATGTAATATGTACGAAGGATGTTTATGGAGGCAGTTATAAGTTCCTTACGAATATAGCACATCGTTATGGAATCACAACAGATTTTGTTGATTGTACTGACATTTCTGCAGTTGAAAGATCAATCAGGCGGAATACGAAAGTGTTATATATCGAGACGCCATCGAATCCTTGTCTTACCATTCTGGATATTCAAATGTTATCTGAGCTTGCCCATTCATATGGTGTGAAAGTGATTGTCGATAATACGTTTATGACGCCAATTCTGCAATGTCCATTAGACCTGGGTGCCGACATTGTTGTTCATAGTGCAACCAAGTATTTAAATGGTCATGGGGATGTCATTGCTGGGTTTATCGTCGGAGATGCTGAATCCATTGATATGATGAATAAAAAAATGGTTGGTGATCTGGGACAGGTACAAAATGCGTGGGATTCATTTCTAATTGATCGAGGATTAAAAACGTTGGGTGTACGTATGAAGCAGCATTGTCAAAGCTCCATGAAACTTGCTGAATTCCTGGAACAGCATCCATGTATTGAAAGAGTGTATTATCCAGGACTCACTTCACATCCACAACACTTGCTCGCCAAGAAACAAATGAAAGATATGGGTGGCATTGTATCGTTTGAGCTAAAGGGAGGATATGAGGAGGCAAGAAGGTTTATCAACGCCCTGAAGATGGCCATGATTTCGTTTAGTTTAGGTGATCCCGAAACGCTCGTTCAGCATCCTGCAACGATGACCCATGCCAGTGTACCACTAGAAGAAAAGTTAAAGTGCAATATAACTGACAGTCTGGTTCGAATATCTATAGGATTAGAAGATACAAAAGATATTATATTGGATATAGAGCAGGCGCTTTCTAAAGTATGA
- a CDS encoding class I SAM-dependent methyltransferase, whose translation MKKFETLLFLQAFLKNPKRVGSILPSSKFLASKIVQSIPWNEVSIIAELGSGTGAITHLMKAHLPCSTTVFLFERDKGMRNNLKGKYPDFMFHSNASYLLKKMHQEHVHQLDCIICGLPFFNFSREMRENILSQITTALKPGGLLVLYQHSLHMKKKLAEQLIIENIKFVPYNFPPVYVYTCRKKEDGN comes from the coding sequence ATGAAAAAATTTGAAACTCTCCTTTTTCTTCAAGCATTTCTTAAAAATCCAAAACGAGTAGGAAGTATCCTACCCAGTTCAAAGTTTCTGGCAAGTAAAATCGTCCAGTCTATACCATGGAATGAAGTTAGCATCATTGCAGAGCTTGGTTCAGGTACAGGCGCTATCACACATCTCATGAAAGCACACTTACCATGCTCAACAACCGTGTTTTTGTTTGAAAGAGACAAAGGTATGAGGAATAATCTGAAAGGGAAATATCCTGATTTTATGTTCCATTCCAATGCATCCTATTTATTAAAAAAGATGCATCAAGAGCACGTCCATCAGCTGGATTGTATTATTTGCGGATTACCGTTTTTTAATTTTTCAAGGGAAATGAGAGAGAACATCCTTTCTCAGATTACAACGGCACTAAAGCCTGGAGGTTTGTTAGTGTTATACCAACACTCACTTCATATGAAGAAAAAGTTGGCTGAGCAATTGATTATTGAGAATATTAAGTTTGTACCCTACAATTTCCCTCCCGTCTATGTGTACACTTGTCGCAAAAAAGAAGACGGAAATTGA
- a CDS encoding sensor histidine kinase has protein sequence MTNQSNPPQRNRKKKIQVNILIRVILSTIAAAGFNNMLIFLSIDVFKAWEQAWFRNSLPYVITPIFILTFIITFLLLTRRMVKDIIQLEQGLQFISEGNLDYRVPVVRQDELGRVASNINHMTEQLQQQIAKERELEKSKMDMITGISHDLRTPLTSIIGYIELLRTESFRDKAEYDRFIQNTYNKATHLKKLLDDLFEYTRLTSVDTQLDLKKVDLYQLLDQLLFEFEPLAQENGIHIEKEIGNVPIIACVDSDKIARAIDNLLMNALKYSFKPGMIHIRMNMRHEHITIEVENKGAPLTIEQKDKLFDRFYKVDYSRSSEGIQSGSGLGLSIARNIAELHQGTLTLQHVHNAFTFQLSLPSNVQ, from the coding sequence TTGACTAATCAATCTAACCCTCCTCAGCGAAACCGAAAGAAAAAAATTCAGGTTAACATTTTGATCCGAGTTATTTTGAGTACTATTGCTGCAGCTGGTTTTAATAATATGCTCATTTTCCTTTCTATAGATGTTTTCAAAGCTTGGGAGCAGGCCTGGTTCCGTAATTCGCTTCCCTATGTCATTACTCCGATTTTTATATTAACTTTCATCATAACCTTTCTGTTATTAACACGCCGAATGGTTAAAGACATCATTCAGTTAGAGCAGGGGCTTCAATTCATATCTGAAGGTAATCTGGACTACCGGGTGCCTGTAGTTCGGCAAGATGAACTGGGGCGAGTCGCTTCCAACATCAATCACATGACAGAACAGTTACAGCAACAGATCGCTAAAGAACGTGAATTGGAGAAATCCAAGATGGACATGATCACGGGCATCTCACATGACCTGCGTACACCGCTTACCAGCATAATCGGGTATATTGAGCTTCTAAGAACAGAATCCTTTCGAGACAAAGCAGAGTATGACCGGTTCATTCAAAACACTTATAACAAAGCAACGCATTTAAAGAAGCTGCTTGATGATTTATTTGAATACACGCGTCTAACGTCCGTAGATACGCAATTGGACTTGAAAAAGGTTGATCTGTATCAGCTATTGGACCAGTTGTTGTTTGAATTTGAACCTTTAGCACAGGAGAATGGTATTCATATCGAGAAAGAGATCGGCAATGTCCCAATTATTGCCTGCGTGGATAGTGATAAGATTGCTCGGGCCATCGATAATCTTCTTATGAATGCCCTTAAATATTCCTTTAAGCCTGGTATGATTCATATTCGAATGAACATGCGTCATGAACACATTACCATTGAAGTCGAAAATAAAGGTGCGCCGCTCACAATAGAACAAAAAGATAAACTGTTTGATCGCTTTTATAAGGTTGATTATTCAAGGAGTAGCGAAGGCATTCAATCGGGGTCTGGTCTGGGTCTTTCGATTGCAAGAAATATTGCGGAGTTACATCAAGGCACGTTAACACTTCAACATGTCCATAACGCATTTACGTTTCAGTTAAGCTTGCCATCCAACGTCCAGTGA
- a CDS encoding response regulator, protein MMSTILVVDDEPDIRDVIHVYLRNEGYHVVEAANGEEALNIIKTTSVQLVILDVMMPIMDGIKACFKIREVSTTPIIMLSAKEEDIDKITGLTTGADDYMVKPFNPLELLARVKAQLRRQTLIGKAEFNSLILIKDLVIDKSKHSVKLKENDIPLTPLEFSILVLLASHPGQVFSSEKIYETVWKEPYGYSDNTVMVHIRNLREKLEVNPRDPQYIKTVWGVGYKID, encoded by the coding sequence ATGATGAGTACCATTCTCGTTGTTGATGATGAACCCGATATCCGTGATGTCATTCATGTCTATTTACGTAACGAAGGATATCATGTTGTTGAGGCAGCCAATGGTGAAGAAGCATTAAATATTATCAAAACAACATCAGTCCAGCTCGTTATACTGGATGTCATGATGCCCATTATGGACGGAATCAAAGCCTGTTTCAAAATAAGGGAAGTATCAACGACTCCCATTATAATGCTATCCGCCAAGGAAGAGGACATTGATAAAATTACAGGCCTGACTACCGGGGCTGATGACTACATGGTCAAACCGTTTAATCCGTTAGAATTACTGGCCCGTGTTAAGGCTCAGCTACGGCGTCAAACACTGATTGGCAAAGCAGAATTCAATTCACTTATCCTGATTAAGGACCTTGTCATTGATAAAAGTAAACATTCCGTGAAGCTAAAAGAGAATGACATTCCACTAACTCCACTGGAGTTTTCCATTCTGGTGTTGCTTGCCAGCCATCCCGGACAAGTATTTAGCTCCGAGAAGATTTACGAAACCGTATGGAAAGAGCCTTATGGGTACTCGGATAATACGGTGATGGTCCACATTCGTAATTTGCGAGAGAAATTGGAAGTGAACCCACGGGACCCTCAGTATATTAAAACGGTATGGGGAGTGGGCTATAAAATTGACTAA
- a CDS encoding class I SAM-dependent methyltransferase has translation MEEYKLNSNDYILFMRSFLHSPKNVGSIIPSSRFLANNMVNHAPWFEAKAVAELGSGTGAITRYIYSKVHDSTKVLLFEMDEMMRNNLQRAYPESICFPNAAHLVDSMKQENIEQLDVIFSGLPFFNFEPELRNTLVDQIHKALKPGGLFIAFQYSLQMKKTLSKHFSIEKIELVPLNIPAAFVYVCRKKETI, from the coding sequence ATGGAGGAATACAAATTGAATTCAAATGACTATATCTTATTTATGAGAAGCTTTCTTCACAGCCCAAAAAATGTAGGGAGTATCATACCCAGTTCCCGTTTTCTGGCCAACAACATGGTTAATCATGCTCCTTGGTTTGAGGCTAAAGCTGTAGCTGAACTTGGATCAGGTACTGGAGCTATCACACGTTATATTTATAGTAAGGTACACGATTCCACGAAAGTATTATTATTTGAGATGGATGAGATGATGAGAAATAATCTACAAAGAGCATATCCAGAGTCCATTTGCTTTCCGAATGCTGCTCACTTGGTGGATTCAATGAAGCAAGAAAACATTGAGCAATTAGATGTTATATTTAGTGGTTTACCTTTTTTTAATTTTGAACCTGAATTGAGAAATACCTTAGTAGATCAGATCCATAAGGCTCTCAAACCTGGAGGTTTATTCATCGCCTTTCAATATTCACTTCAAATGAAAAAAACATTATCCAAACACTTTAGCATCGAAAAAATAGAATTAGTGCCTTTGAATATCCCAGCTGCGTTCGTTTATGTCTGTCGCAAGAAGGAAACAATTTAA